A single genomic interval of Nonomuraea rubra harbors:
- a CDS encoding CTP synthase, whose protein sequence is MRSASQTKHLFVTGGVASSLGKGLTASSLGRLLKGRGLRVTMQKLDPYLNVDPGTMNPFQHGEVFVTDDGAETDLDVGHYERFLDTHLHGSANVTTGQVYSNVIAKERRGEYLGDTVQVIPHITNEIKDRIRGMAGPDVDVVITEVGGTVGDIESLPFLEAVRQIRHEVGRDNVFFLHVSLLPYIGPSGELKTKPTQHSVSALRSIGIQPDAIVLRSDRPVQTAIKRKISLMCDVDEDAVVSAVDAASIYDIPKVLHSEGLDAYVVRRLGLPFRDVDWKEWEQLLRRVHRPAKEVTVALVGKYIDLPDAYLSVTEALRAGGFANDARVNIRWVKSDDCETPEGAERELDGVDGVLIPGGFGVRGIEGKIGAIRHARENKIPLLGICLGMQGMVIEAARNMAGIEDANSAEFDPDTKHPVISTMADQEDVVAGERDMGGTMRLGSYTAKLGEGTLARQLYGGKAKADERHRHRYEVNNAYREQLEQVGLVFSGLSPDGRLVEYTELPVDVHPFFIGTQAHPEFRSRPTRANPMFKGLISAALAYADSRVGAKVGP, encoded by the coding sequence TTGCGCAGCGCATCGCAAACCAAGCATCTGTTCGTCACCGGCGGTGTCGCCTCCAGTCTCGGCAAGGGGCTCACGGCATCCAGCCTCGGTCGCCTGCTCAAAGGGCGCGGTCTCAGGGTCACCATGCAGAAGCTCGACCCTTACCTCAATGTCGACCCCGGCACCATGAACCCGTTCCAGCACGGCGAGGTGTTCGTCACCGACGACGGTGCCGAGACCGACCTCGACGTCGGCCACTACGAACGGTTCCTCGACACCCACCTGCACGGCTCGGCCAACGTGACGACCGGCCAGGTCTACTCCAACGTCATCGCCAAGGAGCGGCGGGGCGAGTACCTGGGCGACACCGTCCAGGTCATCCCGCACATCACCAACGAGATCAAGGACCGGATCCGGGGGATGGCCGGCCCTGACGTGGACGTCGTCATCACCGAGGTCGGCGGCACGGTCGGCGACATCGAGTCGCTGCCGTTCCTGGAGGCCGTGCGCCAGATCAGGCACGAGGTCGGGCGCGACAACGTGTTCTTCCTGCACGTGTCGCTGCTGCCGTACATCGGGCCGTCAGGAGAGCTGAAGACCAAGCCCACCCAGCACAGCGTGTCGGCGCTGCGCAGCATCGGCATCCAGCCCGACGCGATCGTGCTGCGCTCCGACCGGCCGGTGCAGACGGCGATCAAGCGGAAGATCAGCCTGATGTGTGACGTCGACGAGGACGCCGTCGTCTCCGCCGTCGACGCCGCCTCCATCTACGACATCCCCAAGGTGCTGCACTCCGAGGGCCTCGACGCCTACGTCGTGCGCCGCCTCGGCCTGCCCTTCCGCGACGTCGACTGGAAGGAGTGGGAGCAGCTCCTGCGCCGCGTGCACCGGCCCGCCAAGGAGGTCACGGTCGCGCTCGTCGGAAAGTACATCGACCTGCCCGACGCGTACCTGTCGGTCACCGAGGCGCTGCGCGCCGGCGGGTTCGCCAACGACGCCCGCGTCAACATCCGCTGGGTCAAGAGCGACGACTGCGAGACGCCCGAGGGCGCCGAGCGCGAGCTCGACGGCGTGGACGGCGTGCTCATCCCCGGCGGCTTCGGCGTACGCGGCATCGAGGGCAAGATCGGCGCCATCCGCCACGCCCGCGAGAACAAGATCCCGCTGCTCGGCATCTGCCTAGGCATGCAGGGCATGGTCATCGAGGCCGCCCGCAACATGGCCGGCATCGAGGACGCCAACTCCGCCGAGTTCGACCCCGACACCAAGCACCCGGTCATCTCCACCATGGCCGACCAGGAGGACGTCGTCGCCGGCGAGCGCGACATGGGCGGCACCATGCGCCTGGGCAGCTACACCGCCAAGCTCGGCGAGGGCACCCTGGCCCGGCAGCTCTACGGCGGCAAGGCCAAGGCCGACGAGCGCCACCGCCACCGCTACGAGGTCAACAACGCCTACCGCGAGCAGCTCGAGCAGGTCGGCCTGGTCTTCTCCGGCCTGTCGCCCGACGGCCGCCTGGTCGAGTACACCGAGCTGCCCGTCGACGTGCACCCCTTCTTCATCGGCACCCAGGCCCACCCCGAGTTCCGCTCCCGGCCCACCAGGGCCAACCCGATGTTCAAGGGGCTCATCAGCGCCGCCCTCGCCTACGCCGACAGCCGCGTCGGTGCCAAGGTGGGCCCATGA
- a CDS encoding acyltransferase, translating into MIHRTYAAIRHAGAISPESPAGYRFRRLGDGVSIAFPPGAIFGEQWIEIGDHTLIGERVSISCGMVPDRDLGPDTILRIGASCSIGRGSHLVAHQSVEIGDDVFTGPYVYITDQNHVYDDPDIPIGRQWPRNSPVSIGSGSWLGTGAIILPGTTLGRHCVVAGGAVVRGEFPDHSVVAGVPARRVRGYTPELGWHAPITLDTFP; encoded by the coding sequence TTGATTCATCGTACCTACGCGGCGATCCGCCACGCCGGCGCGATCTCTCCGGAGAGTCCCGCTGGGTACCGGTTCCGCCGGCTCGGCGACGGGGTCAGCATCGCGTTCCCGCCCGGCGCGATCTTCGGCGAGCAGTGGATCGAGATCGGCGACCACACGCTCATCGGCGAGCGGGTGTCGATCTCGTGCGGCATGGTCCCGGACCGGGATCTCGGTCCCGACACGATCCTGCGGATCGGGGCGAGCTGCTCGATCGGCCGCGGCTCGCACCTCGTCGCGCACCAGTCGGTCGAGATCGGCGACGACGTCTTCACCGGCCCGTACGTCTACATCACGGACCAGAACCACGTCTACGACGATCCGGACATCCCGATCGGACGGCAGTGGCCGCGCAACAGCCCCGTGTCCATCGGCTCCGGCTCCTGGCTGGGCACGGGCGCGATCATCCTGCCGGGCACCACGCTGGGGCGGCACTGCGTGGTCGCAGGTGGCGCGGTGGTGCGCGGCGAGTTCCCCGACCACAGCGTGGTGGCGGGGGTGCCCGCCAGGCGCGTGCGCGGCTACACGCCGGAGCTCGGCTGGCACGCGCCGATCACGCTGGACACCTTCCCCTGA
- a CDS encoding NUDIX domain-containing protein: MMKVEDTPEAWDVVDSKHRFKGYVIEVVTDSVKMPRDEVADRDYVVHPGAVAVLALDEHDRVLMIRQYRHPTRHLMWELPAGIRDVAGEPLVTTAARELAEEAGYRAGTWYTLLDLRSSPGMTDERVRVFLARDLSRIPEEENGFEHRHEEIDMPVEWVPLADAVEKALMGMIHNSSTVAGILAAYAASVEGHALLRPADAPEA, encoded by the coding sequence ATGATGAAGGTGGAAGACACGCCCGAGGCGTGGGACGTCGTCGATTCCAAGCACCGGTTCAAGGGCTACGTGATCGAGGTCGTCACCGACAGCGTCAAAATGCCCCGCGACGAGGTCGCCGACCGCGATTACGTCGTCCATCCGGGAGCCGTCGCCGTGCTCGCCCTCGACGAGCACGACCGCGTCCTGATGATCAGGCAGTACCGCCACCCGACGCGGCACCTCATGTGGGAGCTGCCCGCCGGGATCCGCGACGTGGCAGGCGAACCGCTCGTCACCACCGCCGCCCGCGAGCTGGCCGAGGAGGCCGGCTACCGGGCCGGCACCTGGTACACCCTGCTCGACCTGCGCTCCTCGCCGGGCATGACCGACGAGCGCGTCCGGGTGTTCCTGGCCCGCGACCTGAGCAGGATCCCCGAGGAGGAGAACGGCTTCGAGCACCGGCACGAGGAAATCGACATGCCGGTCGAATGGGTCCCTCTGGCCGACGCGGTCGAGAAGGCGCTCATGGGAATGATCCACAATTCCTCGACCGTGGCCGGTATCCTCGCCGCATATGCGGCATCGGTCGAGGGGCATGCCCTGCTCCGCCCGGCCGACGCACCGGAGGCGTGA
- a CDS encoding GntR family transcriptional regulator, whose protein sequence is MVGTPPELERGTGVPAHVQIERWLLASIACGELAPGDRLPGERELAGRLGVSRMTLRQALASLERDGVLLRVPGRSGGAFVAEPRPEPRIDCDLTGLAGFTEQMRRAHLRAEARILRAATVPAPAAAARALGVAPGSPVHEVARVRSAGRSPVALERSYFPCLPGLLGQDLTGSLYALLATRYGLEPRTAVEHLDPVIAQPAEAAELGIEPGAPLMLIERTAYAAGGTPVEYALDLFRPDRVRISVRSGVTETA, encoded by the coding sequence GTGGTCGGGACTCCGCCTGAGCTGGAACGCGGCACCGGCGTCCCCGCGCACGTGCAGATCGAGCGCTGGCTCCTGGCCTCGATCGCCTGCGGCGAGCTGGCGCCGGGCGACCGGTTGCCCGGCGAGCGGGAGCTGGCCGGGCGGCTCGGCGTGAGCAGGATGACGCTGCGGCAGGCGCTGGCCTCGCTGGAGCGCGACGGCGTGCTGCTGCGCGTGCCGGGCAGGTCGGGCGGCGCGTTCGTGGCCGAGCCGCGCCCCGAGCCGCGCATCGACTGCGACCTGACCGGGCTGGCCGGGTTCACGGAGCAGATGCGCCGCGCCCACCTGCGGGCCGAGGCGCGGATCCTGCGGGCCGCGACGGTGCCCGCGCCCGCCGCCGCGGCCAGGGCGCTGGGCGTCGCGCCGGGCTCACCGGTGCACGAGGTGGCGCGGGTGCGCTCGGCCGGGCGCTCGCCCGTCGCGCTGGAGCGCTCGTACTTCCCCTGCCTGCCCGGCCTGCTCGGCCAGGACCTCACCGGCTCCCTGTACGCGCTGCTGGCCACCCGGTACGGCCTGGAGCCGCGCACCGCGGTGGAGCACCTCGACCCGGTGATCGCCCAGCCGGCCGAGGCCGCCGAGCTGGGCATCGAGCCGGGCGCGCCGCTGATGCTGATCGAGCGCACCGCCTACGCGGCGGGCGGCACGCCGGTGGAGTACGCGCTCGACCTGTTCCGCCCCGACCGGGTCCGCATCTCGGTCCGCAGCGGCGTCACGGAGACCGCCTGA
- a CDS encoding site-specific tyrosine recombinase XerD, with protein MEAVLSSYLAHLAVERGLAANTLASYRRDLRRYFEHLQARGRLELGEVGEADVLAFLAALREGDGEHPALVASSAARAVSAVRGLHRFALREGVTAHDPAHQVRPPRQLRRLPKAIGVAEVERLIAASGPDGAPLTLRNRALLEVLYGTGARISEAVGLAVDDLEDDQVRLHGKGGRTRVVPLGRYARSALDAYLVRARPGLLAHGRGTPAVFLNARGGRLTRQGAWEVLQAAAERAGLDGISPHVLRHSFATHLIDGGADVRVVQELLGHASVTTTQVYTLVTVDKLREVYAAAHPRARQ; from the coding sequence GTGGAGGCGGTGCTCTCCAGCTACCTCGCCCATCTGGCCGTGGAGCGCGGCCTGGCCGCCAACACGCTCGCGTCCTACCGCCGTGACCTGCGCCGATACTTCGAACACCTCCAGGCGCGCGGGCGCCTGGAGCTCGGCGAGGTGGGGGAGGCCGACGTGCTGGCCTTCCTCGCCGCGCTGCGCGAGGGCGACGGCGAGCACCCCGCCCTGGTCGCCAGCTCCGCCGCCCGCGCCGTCTCCGCCGTGCGCGGGCTGCACCGCTTCGCCCTGCGCGAAGGCGTCACCGCCCACGACCCCGCCCACCAGGTACGCCCGCCGCGCCAGCTCCGCCGCCTGCCCAAGGCCATCGGCGTGGCCGAGGTCGAACGCCTCATCGCCGCCTCCGGCCCCGACGGCGCCCCCCTCACGCTGCGCAACCGCGCCCTGCTGGAGGTCCTGTACGGCACCGGCGCCCGCATCTCGGAAGCCGTCGGGCTGGCCGTGGACGACCTGGAGGACGACCAGGTACGCCTGCACGGCAAGGGCGGCCGTACCCGCGTCGTGCCCCTGGGGAGATACGCGCGTTCGGCGCTGGACGCCTACCTCGTACGGGCCAGGCCCGGGCTGCTCGCCCACGGGCGCGGCACCCCCGCGGTCTTCCTCAACGCCCGCGGCGGCCGCCTGACCAGGCAGGGAGCCTGGGAAGTGCTCCAGGCCGCCGCCGAACGCGCCGGACTCGACGGGATAAGCCCCCACGTACTCCGCCATTCCTTTGCAACCCACCTGATTGACGGCGGCGCGGACGTTAGGGTGGTACAGGAGTTGCTCGGCCATGCCTCTGTGACGACCACCCAGGTCTACACCCTGGTCACGGTCGACAAACTCCGCGAGGTCTACGCCGCGGCGCATCCCCGTGCCCGGCAGTGA
- a CDS encoding NAD(P)H-dependent flavin oxidoreductase codes for MRTAICERLGIEFPLFAFSHCRDVVAAVTNAGGFGVLGAVAYSPEQLDTELTWLDERVGGRPYGVDVLVPGKIDASALDRRTHLMEAVPDRHRDFVTHLLAKYGVSAPGQPMTAVADEFGRRVTAAGATGLIDVALKHRIGLIASALGPPPPEMVSRAREAGVPVAALVGTVEHARRQVAAGADLIVAQGTEAGGHTGDVSTMVLVPQVVDAVAPVPVLAAGGIASGRQMAAAMALGAEGVWCGSVWLTTEEAETAPAVKAKFLAASSLDTVRSRSRTGKPARQLKSAWTEEWDAGQESPGALGMPLQMLLAEGAMARIGAAAEKGEPGAVELVNYFVGQVVGQLDQVRPARDVVYDMISEFGEAIERLRRLSAE; via the coding sequence ATGCGGACCGCCATCTGTGAACGTCTGGGCATCGAGTTCCCGCTGTTCGCCTTCAGCCACTGCCGCGACGTGGTGGCCGCCGTCACGAACGCGGGCGGTTTCGGGGTGCTGGGCGCGGTCGCGTACTCGCCCGAGCAGCTCGACACGGAGCTGACCTGGCTGGACGAACGGGTGGGCGGCCGCCCGTACGGCGTGGACGTGCTCGTCCCCGGCAAGATCGACGCCTCCGCGCTCGACCGCCGCACGCACCTCATGGAGGCGGTCCCCGACCGCCACCGGGACTTCGTCACCCACCTGCTGGCCAAGTACGGCGTCAGCGCCCCCGGCCAGCCCATGACGGCGGTGGCCGACGAGTTCGGCAGGCGGGTGACGGCGGCCGGCGCGACCGGGCTGATCGACGTGGCGCTCAAGCACCGCATCGGGCTGATCGCCAGCGCCCTGGGGCCGCCGCCGCCCGAGATGGTCTCCAGGGCCAGGGAGGCGGGCGTGCCGGTGGCCGCGCTGGTCGGCACGGTCGAGCACGCCCGCAGGCAGGTCGCGGCGGGCGCGGACCTCATCGTGGCGCAGGGCACCGAGGCGGGCGGGCACACCGGCGACGTCTCCACGATGGTGCTGGTGCCGCAGGTCGTGGACGCGGTCGCGCCGGTCCCCGTGCTGGCTGCGGGCGGGATCGCGTCGGGGCGGCAGATGGCGGCGGCCATGGCGCTCGGCGCCGAGGGCGTGTGGTGCGGCTCGGTGTGGCTGACGACCGAGGAGGCCGAGACGGCGCCGGCGGTCAAGGCCAAGTTCCTGGCGGCCTCGTCGCTGGACACGGTCCGGTCCCGGTCCCGTACGGGCAAGCCGGCCCGCCAGCTCAAATCCGCCTGGACCGAGGAGTGGGACGCGGGCCAGGAGAGCCCGGGCGCGCTGGGGATGCCGCTGCAGATGTTGCTGGCCGAGGGCGCGATGGCGCGCATCGGGGCGGCGGCGGAGAAGGGCGAGCCCGGGGCCGTCGAGCTGGTCAACTACTTCGTCGGGCAGGTCGTGGGCCAGCTCGACCAGGTGAGACCGGCCAGGGACGTGGTCTACGACATGATCAGCGAGTTCGGCGAGGCGATCGAGCGGCTGCGCCGCCTGTCTGCGGAGTGA